A genomic segment from Takifugu rubripes chromosome 20, fTakRub1.2, whole genome shotgun sequence encodes:
- the LOC101068319 gene encoding sex comb on midleg-like protein 2 isoform X2 yields MGKTPVKDQKDGKKDKPGRTIPATDAFSWEDYLKETSSIPAPPSCFRQARIPPSNDFKVGMKLEAHDPRNSTSVCIATVMGLTGVRLRLRLDGSDNSNDFWRLVDSSDIQPIGTCEKNGDMLQPPLGFRMNASSWPMFLLRTLNGAEMAPATAFKKEPIRPSQNNFKPGMKLEAVDKKNPYLICPATIGEVKGDEVFIMFDGWRGAFDYWCKYDSRDIFPVGWCSLTKHSLQPPGNSVTLPKHLQILPVSPSKPNRRSMQPPYRLPNPLPPLPVRKGVRGRRPKSETIALLKAVAEAAAVHGAIPDNHQLVPRPHKKRGPKPGSKRKPKILQSPAQVPSIQVPREGPLGHNSVVSTVCVYVNKHGNCGPHLDRKQMQHLPDHFGPGPVNKVLQQVVQSCIDSAYQPKILLSALQTHSGGGEAVRVRTDGGVRVVKLPAASSASFVLRFLEMMCRHLQCDNLFSSQPFSHYAAYDRTKSVKEEALDTPSLIRGSKRSLSGVSPPYAAPLSPKHLRAEAHPSEETLPHEENVLMKEQRYMDSASNSMTPRPQTLRSSSEYHSKVNSLYHSTGSSAPIRRLASNPTELSATPPHRRVEAASSTTGPESLVSERDGAQLPGKNPSSWSIDEVMQFVRDADPTALAPHAELFRKHEIDGKALMLLRSDMIMKYMGLKLGPALKLCHHIERLKQGKL; encoded by the exons ATGGGGAAAACTCCAGTAAAAG ATCAGAAAGATGGCAAGAAGGACAAACCTGGAAGGACGATTCCAGCCACAG aCGCGTTCAGCTGGGAAGATTACCTAAAGGAAACGTCGTCTATACCAGCTCCACCGAGTTGTTTTCGCCAG GCTAGAATCCCACCCTCCAATGACTTCAAGGTGGGGATGAAACTGGAGGCCCACGACCCACGAAACTCCACTTCAGTGTGCATCGCCACTGTGATGGGTCTGACCGGAGTGCGTCTGCGTCTGCGACTGGATGGAAGCGACAACAGCAATGACTTCTGGAGGCTGGTGGACTCTTCAGATATCCAGCCCATCGGAACCTGTGAGAAAAACGGAGACATGCTGCAGCCCCCGCTGG GATTTCGGATGAACGCCTCCTCGTGGCCGATGTTTCTGCTGAGGACCTtaaatggagcagagatggCGCCAGCAACCGCCTTCAAAAAG GAGCCCATCAGGCCGTCTCAGAACAACTTTAAGCCGGGCATGAAGCTGGAGGCCGTAGACAAGAAGAACCCATACCTCATCTGCCCCGCCACCATCGGAGAAGTGAAGGGGGATGAAGTTTTTATCATGTTTGATGGCTGGCGGGGCGCCTTTGACTACTGGTGCAAGTACGACTCCCGCGACATCTTCCCTGTGGGCTGGTGCTCTCTCACCAAGCACAGCCTCCAGCCTCCGGGAAACAGTG TTACCCTCCCGAAGCACCTGCAGATTCTCCCAGTGTCGCCGTCCAAGCCCAACAGGCGTTCCATGCAGCCGCCCTACAGACTCCCCAACCCTCTGCCCCCTCTGCCAGTCAGAAAGGGAGTCAGAGGCCGGCGGCCCAAGAGTGAGACCATCGCTCTGCTCAAAGCTGTGGCAGAGGCGGCGGCTGTGCACGGGGCGATCCCCGATAACCATCAGCTGGTCCCGAGGCCGCATAAGAAGAGAGGTCCCAAACCTGGAAGCAAG AGAAAGCCCAAGATTCTCCAAAGCCCAGCGCAGGTGCCCAGCATCCAGGTCCCTCGCGAAGGTCCTCTGGGCCACAACTCTGTGGTTTCGACAG TTTGCGTATACGTGAATAAACACGGAAACTGCGGCCCCcacctggacaggaagcagatgCAGCATCTGCCGGACCACTTTGGACCGGGCCCAGTCAACaaggtgctgcagcaggtggtCCAGTCGTGCATAGACTCCGCGTACCAGCCTAAAATCCTGCTCAGCGCTCTGCAGACCCACtcgggaggaggagaggcggtCAGAG TGAGAACAGACGGCGGAGTGCGCGTGGTCAAGCTCCCCGCAGCCTCCAGCGCCTCCTTTGTACTCCGCTTCCTGGAGATGATGTGCCGTCACCTGCAGTGCGACAACCTTTTCAGCAGCCAGCCGTTCAGCCACTACGCCGCCTACGACAGGACCAAGTCGG TGAAAGAGGAGGCGTTGGACACTCCTTCTCTGATTCGGGGCAGTAAGCGAAGTCTGTCTGGTGTGTCTCCCCCGTACGCGGCCCCTCTTTCACCTAAACATCTGCGTGCTGAAGCTCACCCTTCAGAAG AGACGCTGCCTCATGAAGAGAACGTTCTCATGAAGGAGCAGCGCTACATGGACTCCGCCTCCAACTCCATGACCCCTCGACCCCAAACACTACGCAGCTCTTCTGAGTACCACTCTAAGGTCAACAGCCTCTACCACTCTACCGGCAGCAGCGCGCCCATTCGCCGGCTCGCCTCCAACCCCACCGAGCTCAGCGCCACGCCGCCTCACAGAAGAGTAGAAG CCGCCAGCTCGACCACGGGCCCCGAGTCTCTTGTGTCGGAGCGAGACGGTGCACAGCTGCCCGGTAAGAACCCTTCCTCCTGGTCCATTGATGAGGTGATGCAGTTTGTGCGAGACGCCGACCCCACCGCGTTAGCGCCACACGCCGAGCTGTTCAGGAAACAC gagaTCGATGGAAAAGCTCTGATGCTCCTGCGCAGCGACATGATTATGAAATATATGGGTCTGAAACTGGGGCCCGCACTGAAGCTGTGCCATCACATCGAGAGGCTGAAGCAAGGCAAACTCTAA
- the LOC101068319 gene encoding sex comb on midleg-like protein 2 isoform X1, with protein sequence MGKTPVKDQKDGKKDKPGRTIPATDAFSWEDYLKETSSIPAPPSCFRQARIPPSNDFKVGMKLEAHDPRNSTSVCIATVMGLTGVRLRLRLDGSDNSNDFWRLVDSSDIQPIGTCEKNGDMLQPPLGFRMNASSWPMFLLRTLNGAEMAPATAFKKEPIRPSQNNFKPGMKLEAVDKKNPYLICPATIGEVKGDEVFIMFDGWRGAFDYWCKYDSRDIFPVGWCSLTKHSLQPPGNSVTLPKHLQILPVSPSKPNRRSMQPPYRLPNPLPPLPVRKGVRGRRPKSETIALLKAVAEAAAVHGAIPDNHQLVPRPHKKRGPKPGSKRKPKILQSPAQVPSIQVPREGPLGHNSVVSTVCVYVNKHGNCGPHLDRKQMQHLPDHFGPGPVNKVLQQVVQSCIDSAYQPKILLSALQTHSGGGEAVRVRTDGGVRVVKLPAASSASFVLRFLEMMCRHLQCDNLFSSQPFSHYAAYDRTKSVKEEALDTPSLIRGSKRSLSGVSPPYAAPLSPKHLRAEAHPSEAETLPHEENVLMKEQRYMDSASNSMTPRPQTLRSSSEYHSKVNSLYHSTGSSAPIRRLASNPTELSATPPHRRVEAASSTTGPESLVSERDGAQLPGKNPSSWSIDEVMQFVRDADPTALAPHAELFRKHEIDGKALMLLRSDMIMKYMGLKLGPALKLCHHIERLKQGKL encoded by the exons ATGGGGAAAACTCCAGTAAAAG ATCAGAAAGATGGCAAGAAGGACAAACCTGGAAGGACGATTCCAGCCACAG aCGCGTTCAGCTGGGAAGATTACCTAAAGGAAACGTCGTCTATACCAGCTCCACCGAGTTGTTTTCGCCAG GCTAGAATCCCACCCTCCAATGACTTCAAGGTGGGGATGAAACTGGAGGCCCACGACCCACGAAACTCCACTTCAGTGTGCATCGCCACTGTGATGGGTCTGACCGGAGTGCGTCTGCGTCTGCGACTGGATGGAAGCGACAACAGCAATGACTTCTGGAGGCTGGTGGACTCTTCAGATATCCAGCCCATCGGAACCTGTGAGAAAAACGGAGACATGCTGCAGCCCCCGCTGG GATTTCGGATGAACGCCTCCTCGTGGCCGATGTTTCTGCTGAGGACCTtaaatggagcagagatggCGCCAGCAACCGCCTTCAAAAAG GAGCCCATCAGGCCGTCTCAGAACAACTTTAAGCCGGGCATGAAGCTGGAGGCCGTAGACAAGAAGAACCCATACCTCATCTGCCCCGCCACCATCGGAGAAGTGAAGGGGGATGAAGTTTTTATCATGTTTGATGGCTGGCGGGGCGCCTTTGACTACTGGTGCAAGTACGACTCCCGCGACATCTTCCCTGTGGGCTGGTGCTCTCTCACCAAGCACAGCCTCCAGCCTCCGGGAAACAGTG TTACCCTCCCGAAGCACCTGCAGATTCTCCCAGTGTCGCCGTCCAAGCCCAACAGGCGTTCCATGCAGCCGCCCTACAGACTCCCCAACCCTCTGCCCCCTCTGCCAGTCAGAAAGGGAGTCAGAGGCCGGCGGCCCAAGAGTGAGACCATCGCTCTGCTCAAAGCTGTGGCAGAGGCGGCGGCTGTGCACGGGGCGATCCCCGATAACCATCAGCTGGTCCCGAGGCCGCATAAGAAGAGAGGTCCCAAACCTGGAAGCAAG AGAAAGCCCAAGATTCTCCAAAGCCCAGCGCAGGTGCCCAGCATCCAGGTCCCTCGCGAAGGTCCTCTGGGCCACAACTCTGTGGTTTCGACAG TTTGCGTATACGTGAATAAACACGGAAACTGCGGCCCCcacctggacaggaagcagatgCAGCATCTGCCGGACCACTTTGGACCGGGCCCAGTCAACaaggtgctgcagcaggtggtCCAGTCGTGCATAGACTCCGCGTACCAGCCTAAAATCCTGCTCAGCGCTCTGCAGACCCACtcgggaggaggagaggcggtCAGAG TGAGAACAGACGGCGGAGTGCGCGTGGTCAAGCTCCCCGCAGCCTCCAGCGCCTCCTTTGTACTCCGCTTCCTGGAGATGATGTGCCGTCACCTGCAGTGCGACAACCTTTTCAGCAGCCAGCCGTTCAGCCACTACGCCGCCTACGACAGGACCAAGTCGG TGAAAGAGGAGGCGTTGGACACTCCTTCTCTGATTCGGGGCAGTAAGCGAAGTCTGTCTGGTGTGTCTCCCCCGTACGCGGCCCCTCTTTCACCTAAACATCTGCGTGCTGAAGCTCACCCTTCAGAAG CAGAGACGCTGCCTCATGAAGAGAACGTTCTCATGAAGGAGCAGCGCTACATGGACTCCGCCTCCAACTCCATGACCCCTCGACCCCAAACACTACGCAGCTCTTCTGAGTACCACTCTAAGGTCAACAGCCTCTACCACTCTACCGGCAGCAGCGCGCCCATTCGCCGGCTCGCCTCCAACCCCACCGAGCTCAGCGCCACGCCGCCTCACAGAAGAGTAGAAG CCGCCAGCTCGACCACGGGCCCCGAGTCTCTTGTGTCGGAGCGAGACGGTGCACAGCTGCCCGGTAAGAACCCTTCCTCCTGGTCCATTGATGAGGTGATGCAGTTTGTGCGAGACGCCGACCCCACCGCGTTAGCGCCACACGCCGAGCTGTTCAGGAAACAC gagaTCGATGGAAAAGCTCTGATGCTCCTGCGCAGCGACATGATTATGAAATATATGGGTCTGAAACTGGGGCCCGCACTGAAGCTGTGCCATCACATCGAGAGGCTGAAGCAAGGCAAACTCTAA
- the LOC101068319 gene encoding sex comb on midleg-like protein 2 isoform X3: MGKTPVKDQKDGKKDKPGRTIPATDAFSWEDYLKETSSIPAPPSCFRQARIPPSNDFKVGMKLEAHDPRNSTSVCIATVMGLTGVRLRLRLDGSDNSNDFWRLVDSSDIQPIGTCEKNGDMLQPPLGFRMNASSWPMFLLRTLNGAEMAPATAFKKEPIRPSQNNFKPGMKLEAVDKKNPYLICPATIGEVKGDEVFIMFDGWRGAFDYWCKYDSRDIFPVGWCSLTKHSLQPPGNSVTLPKHLQILPVSPSKPNRRSMQPPYRLPNPLPPLPVRKGVRGRRPKSETIALLKAVAEAAAVHGAIPDNHQLVPRPHKKRGPKPGSKRKPKILQSPAQVPSIQVPREGPLGHNSVVSTVCVYVNKHGNCGPHLDRKQMQHLPDHFGPGPVNKVLQQVVQSCIDSAYQPKILLSALQTHSGGGEAVRVRTDGGVRVVKLPAASSASFVLRFLEMMCRHLQCDNLFSSQPFSHYAAYDRTKSAETLPHEENVLMKEQRYMDSASNSMTPRPQTLRSSSEYHSKVNSLYHSTGSSAPIRRLASNPTELSATPPHRRVEAASSTTGPESLVSERDGAQLPGKNPSSWSIDEVMQFVRDADPTALAPHAELFRKHEIDGKALMLLRSDMIMKYMGLKLGPALKLCHHIERLKQGKL; encoded by the exons ATGGGGAAAACTCCAGTAAAAG ATCAGAAAGATGGCAAGAAGGACAAACCTGGAAGGACGATTCCAGCCACAG aCGCGTTCAGCTGGGAAGATTACCTAAAGGAAACGTCGTCTATACCAGCTCCACCGAGTTGTTTTCGCCAG GCTAGAATCCCACCCTCCAATGACTTCAAGGTGGGGATGAAACTGGAGGCCCACGACCCACGAAACTCCACTTCAGTGTGCATCGCCACTGTGATGGGTCTGACCGGAGTGCGTCTGCGTCTGCGACTGGATGGAAGCGACAACAGCAATGACTTCTGGAGGCTGGTGGACTCTTCAGATATCCAGCCCATCGGAACCTGTGAGAAAAACGGAGACATGCTGCAGCCCCCGCTGG GATTTCGGATGAACGCCTCCTCGTGGCCGATGTTTCTGCTGAGGACCTtaaatggagcagagatggCGCCAGCAACCGCCTTCAAAAAG GAGCCCATCAGGCCGTCTCAGAACAACTTTAAGCCGGGCATGAAGCTGGAGGCCGTAGACAAGAAGAACCCATACCTCATCTGCCCCGCCACCATCGGAGAAGTGAAGGGGGATGAAGTTTTTATCATGTTTGATGGCTGGCGGGGCGCCTTTGACTACTGGTGCAAGTACGACTCCCGCGACATCTTCCCTGTGGGCTGGTGCTCTCTCACCAAGCACAGCCTCCAGCCTCCGGGAAACAGTG TTACCCTCCCGAAGCACCTGCAGATTCTCCCAGTGTCGCCGTCCAAGCCCAACAGGCGTTCCATGCAGCCGCCCTACAGACTCCCCAACCCTCTGCCCCCTCTGCCAGTCAGAAAGGGAGTCAGAGGCCGGCGGCCCAAGAGTGAGACCATCGCTCTGCTCAAAGCTGTGGCAGAGGCGGCGGCTGTGCACGGGGCGATCCCCGATAACCATCAGCTGGTCCCGAGGCCGCATAAGAAGAGAGGTCCCAAACCTGGAAGCAAG AGAAAGCCCAAGATTCTCCAAAGCCCAGCGCAGGTGCCCAGCATCCAGGTCCCTCGCGAAGGTCCTCTGGGCCACAACTCTGTGGTTTCGACAG TTTGCGTATACGTGAATAAACACGGAAACTGCGGCCCCcacctggacaggaagcagatgCAGCATCTGCCGGACCACTTTGGACCGGGCCCAGTCAACaaggtgctgcagcaggtggtCCAGTCGTGCATAGACTCCGCGTACCAGCCTAAAATCCTGCTCAGCGCTCTGCAGACCCACtcgggaggaggagaggcggtCAGAG TGAGAACAGACGGCGGAGTGCGCGTGGTCAAGCTCCCCGCAGCCTCCAGCGCCTCCTTTGTACTCCGCTTCCTGGAGATGATGTGCCGTCACCTGCAGTGCGACAACCTTTTCAGCAGCCAGCCGTTCAGCCACTACGCCGCCTACGACAGGACCAAGTCGG CAGAGACGCTGCCTCATGAAGAGAACGTTCTCATGAAGGAGCAGCGCTACATGGACTCCGCCTCCAACTCCATGACCCCTCGACCCCAAACACTACGCAGCTCTTCTGAGTACCACTCTAAGGTCAACAGCCTCTACCACTCTACCGGCAGCAGCGCGCCCATTCGCCGGCTCGCCTCCAACCCCACCGAGCTCAGCGCCACGCCGCCTCACAGAAGAGTAGAAG CCGCCAGCTCGACCACGGGCCCCGAGTCTCTTGTGTCGGAGCGAGACGGTGCACAGCTGCCCGGTAAGAACCCTTCCTCCTGGTCCATTGATGAGGTGATGCAGTTTGTGCGAGACGCCGACCCCACCGCGTTAGCGCCACACGCCGAGCTGTTCAGGAAACAC gagaTCGATGGAAAAGCTCTGATGCTCCTGCGCAGCGACATGATTATGAAATATATGGGTCTGAAACTGGGGCCCGCACTGAAGCTGTGCCATCACATCGAGAGGCTGAAGCAAGGCAAACTCTAA
- the rai2 gene encoding retinoic acid-induced protein 2 encodes MEGRDVVSAASTQSQTDAHGTDEGGGETPSKAEGGISRAGSADTSGAAGLSKGSLSTLAEPPAPSGVGHTAESPGAVALKVATTVLHPVCLGESPLMLPIHLQMSGAAGPQLSQMGAAPYLITSQSPVSLPLVLDQQVIQHMSPSVIPPPPPCPPLPLQNNVLCQNPLAFGLPPAADPKSAGQTQDASLLSLLQNPAFAAIMQDLFPSQAGASACPSPGSSFFPLPPLTPPYASPLAPLVPPATLLVPYPVIIPLPVPLPVPLPIPVPVPQPEDTKGIMTKPVCTVSKSTQTSTSPPMLPSFQPQSVSPSSLNPDEGQALDLSVRGCPMELKQEYPSPQQDNVLDLSVPGVKKHVAFPSGQNTGAAPLSLGVECTQSLDSKVLGSLASLEFSRKHKWVVDGSAGGSASRSQETSLGGTGNLEIVSTSQTAKVIVSVKDGIPAILCGKIKGISGVSTKNFSIKRDGGQGSSLQQLYGAPSASHSDQSNPNHVLKKVPKSRAIKLKNISSQEIHFLPVKKQRLAALLPRK; translated from the coding sequence ATGGAAGGTCGTGATGTTGTGTCTGCAGCATCGACGCAGTCCCAGACCGATGCGCACGGCACggatgaggggggaggggaaacTCCCAGTAAAGCGGAGGGCGGAATCAGTCGGGCCGGTTCTGCCGACACCAGCGGAGCGGCAGGACTGAGCAAAGGCAGCCTGTCCACCCTGGCCGAGCCCCCCGCGCCCTCGGGGGTGGGTCACACCGCCGAGTCCCCGGGGGCCGTGGCTCTTAAGGTGGCCACGACGGTGCTGCATCCCGTGTGCCTGGGAGAGAGCCCGCTGATGCTGCCCATCCACCTCCAGATGAGCGGAGCCGCTGGACCCCAGCTCAGCCAGATGGGAGCGGCGCCGTACCTGATAACCAGCCAAAGCCCGGTCTCACTTCCTCTGGTCCTGGACCAGCAGGTCATCCAGCACATGAGTCCTTCGGTCATTCCTCCACCGCCTCCCTGCCCTCCGCTGCCCCTCCAGAACAACGTTCTGTGCCAGAATCCTTTGGCCTTTGGTTTACCTCCAGCAGCTGATCCAAAGTCGGCGGGCCAGACGCAGGACGCcagtctcctctccctcctgcagaACCCTGCTTTTGCCGCCATCATGCAAGACCTCTTCCCTTCCCAGGCAGGAGCGTCGGCCTGTCCGTCCCCAGGCTCTTCcttcttccctcttcctcccctcacGCCCCCCTACGCCTCCCCTCTGGCCCCGTTAGTACCCCCCGCCACTCTTCTGGTTCCCTACCCGGTCATCATCCCTCTACCAGTGCCTCTACCGGTTCCACTGCCCATTCCCGTCCCTGTCCCGCAGCCAGAGGACACAAAGGGGATTATGACCAAACCAGTTTGCACTGTGAGTAAAAGCACTCAGACGTCTACCTCTCCTCCCATGTTGCCATCGTTCCAGCCACAAAGTGTCAGCCCGTCCTCACTCAACCCGGACGAAGGTCAGGCTCTGGACCTGTCCGTCCGAGGTTGTCCAATGGAACTAAAACAGGAATACCCCAGTCCGCAGCAGGACAATGTCCTTGACTTGTCTGTGCCTGGTGTAAAGAAACATGTAGCTTTCCCTTCTGGTCAAAACACTGGTGCAGCTCCTTTATCTCTGGGGGTTGAATGCACTCAGAGTTTGGATTCCAAAGTTCTGGGAAGTCTGGCATCGCTGGAGTTCAGTCGAAAACACAAGTGGGTGGTCGACGGCAGCGCCGGTGGGTCCGCTTCCCGGAGCCAGGAGACGTCTCTCGGCGGAACCGGAAACCTGGAGATAGTCAGCACCTCGCAGACGGCCAAGGTCATCGTCTCGGTGAAGGACGGTATCCCCGCCATACTCTGCGGAAAGATCAAGGGCATCTCGGGCGTCTCCACCAAGAACTTCTCCATCAAACGGGACGGCGGGCAGGGGTCCTCTCTTCAGCAGCTCTACGGAGCGCCGTCTGCGTCCCACAGCGACCAGAGCAACCCCAACCACGTGCTTAAAAAGGTCCCCAAGAGCAGAGCCATCAAACTGAAGAACATCAGCTCGCAGGAGATCCATTTTCTGCCCGTGAAGAAGCAGAGACTGGCGGCGCTGCTGCCCAGGAAGTGA